Genomic segment of Methanobacterium spitsbergense:
GGTCCAATGGGTTTGGGAGGTAATACAACAGCCCTAGATGTTAAAGTAGAACTTGTTGATACCCATACTGCGGGTCTGCCCATTGGCATTTGCATTCAATGCTGGGCTGCGAGACATGCTAGCGCCATTATAAAAGATGAATAAATCTAATTTAGAGAGTGCCAGACTTATTTCAAAATCGATAAAAAAGTTAATCATACCAAGTTAAATACAAAAACAATAAATTAAGAGAATTAGATCACTGTAATAAGAAAATCTAATAACGGGTCCAGAAAATTTTTAACTTAGATAACAGATGTTTGAATACACAATTCCAGTATTGTTAACCATAATAAAATGATTAATATAATTCATTATACTCACTTATATAAAAATTAAAAAGAGGATTTAACTATTTTTATTTTTTATCCTCAACTAATCCATCTAATTTTCCTGCTACACCCGGTTTTTCACATGTGATCATGTAAATGGTTCTGTCTCCAATATTTTCTGCCCTATCAGCAATCCTCTCAAGGAACCTTGCGACAAACAATAGATATATCAGGAAGGATATGGCATCTTTCTCCTGAAACATACTAGCAGATATATCCTGAAGTGCCTGATCAAATAGATCGTCTACCTTGTCGTCATCCCTTTTTATTTCTCTTACCAGGTTCATGTCCTCATTTAGAAATGCAGATATACTCTTACTCATCATTCCGTCAACAATATCTGCCATATGCGTGATGTCACTCATAGGTTTTTCAGGTATTTTTTCGTCCTTTATCTGTTTTGCAACGTCTGCAATATTCGAAGCTAAACCTCCCATCCTTTTTAAATGGCTTGCTACTTTTATACATGTTTCAATAAATCTTAAATCTCTTGCTACTGGTTGCTCTGAAGCTATTACACTCATTGCTTTCTGCTCTAGGTTATAATTCATTTCATATAATTTATCATTTGACTTGCTAACTTTCTTAACCAGTTCCTCATCGTAACTAATAAAAGCTTCCAATGCATTTTTGTATGCAGAAAGGCTTGTCTGCCCCATTTCTTCAACATCTTCCCTAAGATAATTCAATCTTCTTTGGAACCTCATCCTTGGATATCTTCTTTCCATTCTATCCTCCACCTATCTTTAAAATAAATGATATTATCTTATATTAAATTCATCCAAATCTTCCTGTTATATAATCTTCAGTACGTTTATCTTCTGGTTCTATGAATAGTTTGTCTGTAAGACCACTTTCAACTATTTCTCCATGAAGGAAAAATGCAGTGTACTTTGAAACCCTTGTTGCTTGTTGCATGTTATGTGTTACAATAATAATAGTGAAATCCTTTTTCAGCTTGTGTATTAAATCCTCTATTTTGGTTGTTGATATAGGATCGAGTGCTGAACAAGGTTCGTCCATTAGGATAACTTCAGGTTCGACTGCAATGGTCCGAGCAATACACAGCCGTTGTTGTTGTCCTCCTGAAAGTCCCATTGCAGATTTATCTAATTTCTCTTTAACCTCATCCCAGAGAGCAGCTTCTTTAAGACTTTCCTCAACCCTTTGTTCTATGAAATCTTTGTCTGAAATCCCATGAATTCTAAGTCCATATGCCACATTGTCAAATATGGATTTAGGAAATGGATTTGGCTTCTGAAAAACCATTCCAACCTTTTTTCTAAGATCAACTACATCTACTTTGGGATCGTAAATATTACCACCATCAAGTAGAACTGTACCTGTCATTTTAAAGCTATCTATCAAATCATTCATTCTGTTTAAAGTCCTTATGAAAGTAGATTTACCACATCCAGAAGGTCCTATGAGTGATGTGACCATATTCTTTTTTATATTAATGTTTATATCTTTTAAGATATGTGATTCGTCAAAGTAAACGTTTAAATCTTCCACTTCAATTCTATAATCCATTTTATCGCCCCATCATCTTTTTGGAGTATCTTTCAACTACGGTGTTGGTTACAACTGTTATAACAAGAATCAATAGAACAAGAACTGCAGCAGTCCCATATGCATTATCAAGGGATATACCTTCTGTTGCTAGAACATATAAATGCAGTGGTAATGGCCTTCCAGGATCAAATATTGAAAGTGGCATTGCCAGAGCCGATCCAACAACAAATAATATTGCTGCCGCTTCTGACATTGCTCTTGCCATCCCAAGTATTACACCTGTGGTGATACCCGGTATTGCAGCAGGAAGTATAACTCTATATACAGTTTGCCATTTAGATCCACCCAGTGCAAGGCTCCCTTCTGCATAAGATTTTGGTACAGCTGCTATTGAAACTTCTGAAACCTGGAGTATTGTCGGTAAAGCCATAAATGCAAGAACAAGTCCTCCTGAAAACAGGGACCATCCCATACCAAGAAATACAACAAAAAATGCCAGTCCAAATAGTCCGAAAACTATTGAAGGTATTGATGCAAGTGTTTCTGATCCAAATCTAATGAGCTTTACAAAAATATTTTCTTTTGTATACTCCTCAATAAACACCGCTGCACCTACCCCTAGTGGAGCTGCAACTAGTACTGCAATAACAGTTACAATAACAGTTGAAACTATCATAGGAGCAATACCTCCAGATTTACCTGAATCTATGGGATTCCCCAATAAAAATTCCAGATTCATAACTGGAAGTCCTTTAATAAGTATGTAACCAATTATTATTAGTAGTATGATTATAGTAACTATTCCTGAAGCCCAAAATACTCCTTTCATGATTTTCTGGGCATTTTTAGGAGATATGATCCTATTCATATTTTACCTCCTGAATTACTATGATATTGTACCTGAATTTCACAGGTATCCTCCTCCAATTGTGATTTTCTTTTTATAGTGGAAGTAGTTGGCAATCACGAGAAGTATCATGATTATGATGAACAAGACTATTGCAGTTCCAAATAATGCACTGTAGTGAATTCCTGTTGCATAACCCATTTCTATTGCTATGTTCGATGTTAACGCCCTTACCGGGTCGAAAATTGAATTTGGGAACTGTGCAACATTTCCTGCTACCATTATTACAGCTAATGTTTCACCTATTGCTCTACCCATTCCCAATATTATGGCGGTTATAATTCCAGGAATTGCTGCAGGGAAAATAACATTTTTAATTGTCTGCCAATGTGTTGCCCCTACTGCAAGTGATGCTTCCTTGTATTCCTGAGGTATAGAACGTAATGCATCCTCGGATACACTGATTATAGTTGGAAGTATCATTACAGTAAGAATTATTGATGCTGTAAGCATACTGAAACCAGTACCTCCAAATTGAACCCTCATAATAGGAACCAGTACAATCAATCCGAAAAATCCATATACTACTGATGGAATTCCTGCTAGGGTTTCTATGACTGGCTTTAAAATTTTCCTCATTGTTTTGGGGGCTATTTCTGCCATGAATATTGCACACAGCAATGATAATGGAACAGCAAAAAGTAATGCCAGACCTGTTATTCCCAGAGAGCCCACTATCATTGGTAGAACTCCATAATCACCTGATGAAGGATCCCAAGTAGTTCCAAATATGAACTTTAAGAATCCATAGCTCTCCATGGAAGGTAAACCTTCAGAGAATATGAAGATTATGATGAGTAGGATTATGATTATTGATGAAAGAGCGGTAATTAACAGACCCTTCTCTATTAAAAATTCTTCGATATTATCCTTCATTTGAGTACTCCAAAAATTCATTTAATTTAAATTTCAATTAGTTTATGTTTCAATCTTGGTTGATAATATTCTCATTTTAGTTAAGTCTTGTAATTATATAATATCTGATATTAACACAATCTACTGTTTCAGTTGATTTGCAGGCACTACTTTCTGATTTTGTATTATGGCCTGTCCTTCAGGACTCATTACATAATCGAGAAAATCTTTGGAAATACCAGTGGGTTCGCCTTTTATTAATAATTCAAATGGCCTTTGTAGTAGATATGAACCATTGGCCACACTCTGTTCTGAGGGTGTTATTCCATTTACTGTAATTGCTTTGACAGAATTATCCATGTTTACAAGGGATATAAATCCAATTGCTCCGGGATCCTGTTTCACTGCCTGTTTCACTGATTCGGTTGAACTTTGAACAATCGCATCTTTGCGTATTTTAGTACTGCCCATAATTATATCCTGGAATGATTGAAGAGTTCCTGAACCAGACTCTCTTACCACTACATGAACCTCTTCATCAGAACCTCCAATTTGATTCCAATTGGTTACTTCGCCGCTGAAAAGATTACGAATTTGTTCGGAAGTTAAGTTGCTAATTGAATTTTCATTATTTACTGCAATGATAATTCCATCCCTTCCAATAACATATTCATTTAATCCATCTTTTTCATCGGGGTTGAGAGCCTTTGAACTCATTCCCATATTAACTATTCCTTGTTCAACTGTCCTTATACCAAGACCTGAACCTCCACCTTGTACATTTATTCGTACATTGGGATGTGTCTCTTGATATTTTTCTGCAAGTTTCTCTATTACCGGTTGTACGGATGTCGATCCTGCAATTTGTAGTCTTTCGTATTGATTTCCTGGATTAAACACAAGATAAGCACTGATAATTATTATAACTGCGATTATTAGAAGAACATATTTAGAATCCATACCATCACCTTACAAATACCTTCAACCTTTGAGTATTTAAAAATGTGGTATGAAACTCGAATATGTTACCTAATGTGTTTATATCGATTAATTTAGATTAATTTAATAAATATACAATTGAAATGGTATTTTTACCATTTCAAAAGTTCTTTCTAACTATTTTGCCGGTACAACATTTGCTGATTTAATTATGGCCTGCCCTTCAGGCCCCATAACCCAATCTATAAAGTCTTTAACAGCACCCTTTGGTTCACCTTTGGTTAAGAAAATGAACGGCCTCTGGAGTTTGTAAGTACCATCTGAAACAGTCTGTTCTGAAGGTGTAACACCATTTACAGTTAATGCTTTAACAGAAGAATCCAAGTCCACAAGTGATATAAATCCAATTGCATTTGGATCACCCTTAACTGACTGTTTAACTGCTTCGGTTGAACTTTGAACAATTGCATCAGCCTTGATTTTGGCAGTTTTATTTAAAATAAGATCTTCGAAAGCTGTTCTTGTACCTGAACCATCTTCACGGGTAATTACATCTATTTTAGCGTTTGCTCCACCAACCTGATTCCAGTTGGTAACATTACCACTGAATATGTCCTTCAGCTGTGTTACTGTGAGACCATTAACAGAATTTGCAGTGTTGACTGCAATGACTATTCCATCTTTACCTATTACATTTTGATTTAAACCTGTTGATTCATTGGCACTAAGGTCCTTAGAACTGGTACCTATGTTTACAGTTCCTTCGCTTACACTTTTAATTCCAACTCCAGATCCCCCACCTTGAACATTGATCTTTACATTAGGATTTTTCTGCATGTACACTTGTGCAAGTTTTTCTGCTACAGGTTGAACCGATGTTGATCCTGCTATTGTTATCTTGTTACTATTCGATCCAGATGCAAATACCATGTATGCGCCTGCTATTATCACTATTGCTATTATTATTCCGATTATATATTTTGAGTCCACCTATTTCACCTCATTCCTAACCTTAGTGCAATTACATATAAAGGTTACTATATGTGTTTTTATTAACACATAGTGTGAACAAAATCACGGCAATATATAAATTATTTCCAATTCTTTTAAATAAGAACACATTTTGTGTTTTAATTAAGACCAAAGGGTTAAATTTAAATATTATTCATTTTATTTAATATAATATCATGATAACTGAAGAAATAATGAGAGGTATGTTAAAACCTAAAAATTCTGACTTGAGAACCTCGATAACTCAAGTAGAAACAAACATGCTGAAAACACAGGGTTTTTTTCAGGAGGAGATAATTGGCAACTTCTCTTTTGCAGAAATGGTTTATCTTCTTTTAAAGGGTGAAAAACCATCAGAAAATCATAAAAAAATGTTCGAAGCAGTATTGATATCATTTTGTGATCATGGGATAACTCCCCCTAGCACACAATCAGCAAGATTAATGGCATCTGCTGGTTCACCTGTAAATGTTTGTATTGCAGGAGGAATTCTTGCTTTTGGAGAAAACCATGCCGGAGCTATAGAAAATGCAATGAAAATTTTTCAGGAAGGAGTTAAAATATCCGATGCTTACAATAGATCCGCATCGGAAACTGCACGGTTCATAATAGAGGAATATAGAGACCAAGGTAAAAAGATACCAGGATTTGGACATCGTTATCATTCAGAAGATCCAAGAGCACGAAAACTCTTAGAAATTGCACAAAATTGTGGTTGCAATGGAAAACACTTTAAAATTGCGATTGAAATGGAAAAATTATTATTAAAAGATAAAGGAATAAAAATTAATATTGATGGAGCAAATGCAGCAATATTATCTGACATGAAATTTAATTGGCATTTAGGATGTGGTATATTTGCAATAGGTAGGATACCCGGGTTATTGGCACATATAACAGAGGAAATATTAAATGAAGATCCATTCAGGAAAATCACAGAACTAAAATCTACAGTATAAAATTACAAAAATCCATATTCCACCATAATCAAAAAAAATTTCTTAGATTAAATTTGAGATTAAAAATATAGTAAAAGACATAGACTTCAAGTGTAAAAAAGAACACATAAAGCCTAAAAATAGTGATATTATATCAAATAATTATCAAAAAATTTAGATTTTGGAGATACTGATGTTTTATGTTATGATATGGAGAAAAAATGCAATTTGATTACAGTATAATATTGACATTAATGGGTTTATCAATCATTTCAGTAATTATTTTAATTAAATTGATCTACAGGCATAATCCTTATTATAATGAACAATATGGAAATGAAATAGTCCTTTTTCACAGTTCAGATAGATATAAAAAAAGGGTTTGGAGATTCAACCTAATTGAAGATGTAAAAAATTTCAATAAAAAAAGAAAAACCGTTGATAAATTAAAACTCAAAGTTATTGTTGGGGAATTTAGTGAAGGTACACAAGAGATAATAAAACACGCGGCTAATCATCAATTTGCATCAATAATAGTAATTAGTGGACCTAAAGTATTTTGCGAGGACAAAATGGAGATTTATACTCTTCTCGATAAATATGAAAGTGTAGAATATTTAATATTGCCAAAAAGGCCTACAAAACATTTTATGATTTTTAATGATAAGGGATTATATATTGAAAAACCGCACAGACACAATGAAAGTCGTGGATCTGTTGGTATAAAAAAAGCCCAACCAGAATTGATAAAAAAATATGACCAAACATTCAATAAAATGGTGGAATTTGCAATTCCAATTACTAAAGAAGAAGTGTTAAAACAAGAATGTTATTAACAAATGGAGCTAAAATATGGATATATCTGCATTAATACCCGAATTTCTAGTTTTAAGTTTAGCAGGATCTTCATTATCAATAGCAGCCTATTCATCATTTAAAGACAAGAGTGATGATCAAAAATTACTGTTAATCATTGCCAGCTGTTTTATATTTGCATTTTTAGTGGTTTTTATTTTATCATTACTAACACTTGAAAACTTAACATTTTATCAGTACATATTAGCTTTAATCTTCTATGTCCTGATTTTCATGGCCATATTGTCCATTATAGGATTTATTATCCATCGTTTAGTAACTGATCAAAGATACAAGGATGATGAATTACAATCTGCTATAGATATAATTGAATCAAGTAAGGATGGATTGGATAGTTCAATAACCCTGTATGAATCTGAAAAATTTTGATGACAAGAATTTTTAAAATAAAAATTTTCTATATAAATTATTTTTTACTTTAATAAACATCAGTCTAATGCACAATGATTAATCATTATGAAATAAATTTATATGATATTATATTGTAAGTTATATTTTGTGAATTTAAGGAGGGATAAAAAACGAATATTAGTTTTAAGACTTTAGGGATGCCTTTGGCTATAATTGCATTTATTTTGGTCATGTTAGTCCCATTACCTGGCTTGATTTATCCCGGTCATGCTGCAATAGCTCTTTTGATTTTTGCAATTATAATGTGGGCTAGTGAAGCACAGCATCTCGCTGTCACCTCTATAATACTGTTATTTTTACAACCCCTATTGGGTATTGAAAGTTTCAGTAATGCCGTAATTGGGTTTGCTAATCCCATTATCTTCTTGATGATTGGTGGATTTATTCTCGCAGTGGCTATTGGTAAAAGTGGACTTGCTAAGCGTTTCACTTATTGGATGCTCTC
This window contains:
- the phoU gene encoding phosphate signaling complex protein PhoU produces the protein MERRYPRMRFQRRLNYLREDVEEMGQTSLSAYKNALEAFISYDEELVKKVSKSNDKLYEMNYNLEQKAMSVIASEQPVARDLRFIETCIKVASHLKRMGGLASNIADVAKQIKDEKIPEKPMSDITHMADIVDGMMSKSISAFLNEDMNLVREIKRDDDKVDDLFDQALQDISASMFQEKDAISFLIYLLFVARFLERIADRAENIGDRTIYMITCEKPGVAGKLDGLVEDKK
- the pstB gene encoding phosphate ABC transporter ATP-binding protein PstB; amino-acid sequence: MDYRIEVEDLNVYFDESHILKDININIKKNMVTSLIGPSGCGKSTFIRTLNRMNDLIDSFKMTGTVLLDGGNIYDPKVDVVDLRKKVGMVFQKPNPFPKSIFDNVAYGLRIHGISDKDFIEQRVEESLKEAALWDEVKEKLDKSAMGLSGGQQQRLCIARTIAVEPEVILMDEPCSALDPISTTKIEDLIHKLKKDFTIIIVTHNMQQATRVSKYTAFFLHGEIVESGLTDKLFIEPEDKRTEDYITGRFG
- the pstA gene encoding phosphate ABC transporter permease PstA, coding for MNRIISPKNAQKIMKGVFWASGIVTIIILLIIIGYILIKGLPVMNLEFLLGNPIDSGKSGGIAPMIVSTVIVTVIAVLVAAPLGVGAAVFIEEYTKENIFVKLIRFGSETLASIPSIVFGLFGLAFFVVFLGMGWSLFSGGLVLAFMALPTILQVSEVSIAAVPKSYAEGSLALGGSKWQTVYRVILPAAIPGITTGVILGMARAMSEAAAILFVVGSALAMPLSIFDPGRPLPLHLYVLATEGISLDNAYGTAAVLVLLILVITVVTNTVVERYSKKMMGR
- the pstC gene encoding phosphate ABC transporter permease subunit PstC; amino-acid sequence: MKDNIEEFLIEKGLLITALSSIIIILLIIIFIFSEGLPSMESYGFLKFIFGTTWDPSSGDYGVLPMIVGSLGITGLALLFAVPLSLLCAIFMAEIAPKTMRKILKPVIETLAGIPSVVYGFFGLIVLVPIMRVQFGGTGFSMLTASIILTVMILPTIISVSEDALRSIPQEYKEASLAVGATHWQTIKNVIFPAAIPGIITAIILGMGRAIGETLAVIMVAGNVAQFPNSIFDPVRALTSNIAIEMGYATGIHYSALFGTAIVLFIIIMILLVIANYFHYKKKITIGGGYL
- a CDS encoding phosphate ABC transporter substrate-binding protein, translated to MDSKYVLLIIAVIIIISAYLVFNPGNQYERLQIAGSTSVQPVIEKLAEKYQETHPNVRINVQGGGSGLGIRTVEQGIVNMGMSSKALNPDEKDGLNEYVIGRDGIIIAVNNENSISNLTSEQIRNLFSGEVTNWNQIGGSDEEVHVVVRESGSGTLQSFQDIIMGSTKIRKDAIVQSSTESVKQAVKQDPGAIGFISLVNMDNSVKAITVNGITPSEQSVANGSYLLQRPFELLIKGEPTGISKDFLDYVMSPEGQAIIQNQKVVPANQLKQ
- a CDS encoding phosphate ABC transporter substrate-binding protein, which gives rise to MDSKYIIGIIIAIVIIAGAYMVFASGSNSNKITIAGSTSVQPVAEKLAQVYMQKNPNVKINVQGGGSGVGIKSVSEGTVNIGTSSKDLSANESTGLNQNVIGKDGIVIAVNTANSVNGLTVTQLKDIFSGNVTNWNQVGGANAKIDVITREDGSGTRTAFEDLILNKTAKIKADAIVQSSTEAVKQSVKGDPNAIGFISLVDLDSSVKALTVNGVTPSEQTVSDGTYKLQRPFIFLTKGEPKGAVKDFIDWVMGPEGQAIIKSANVVPAK
- a CDS encoding citryl-CoA lyase encodes the protein MITEEIMRGMLKPKNSDLRTSITQVETNMLKTQGFFQEEIIGNFSFAEMVYLLLKGEKPSENHKKMFEAVLISFCDHGITPPSTQSARLMASAGSPVNVCIAGGILAFGENHAGAIENAMKIFQEGVKISDAYNRSASETARFIIEEYRDQGKKIPGFGHRYHSEDPRARKLLEIAQNCGCNGKHFKIAIEMEKLLLKDKGIKINIDGANAAILSDMKFNWHLGCGIFAIGRIPGLLAHITEEILNEDPFRKITELKSTV